A genomic stretch from Anaerolinea thermophila UNI-1 includes:
- a CDS encoding ABC transporter permease, translating to MIPPRWQKILSDFIGNPTRSVLVILSIAVGLFAMGAINNTRLQAAQLMANNYAAVNPANVILYTSPLREVDLEPLRRLDGVAQVEGMHSATLRIRNNEGDWVRLSVLAPPDYAEKEINQVLVMQGTYPPAERTVAIDQYKLKELTVFPDRTVEIQLPSGRVRRVPMSAVVQDQTIGASRADGGFFLAPAQAFTTWETLEWLEIDPCINLVYVTASRDADNPDYLRQLGRQVADELESNGHVVISYAVNGRHDHPNSNYTEALSSILILLSLLVLFLSGFLITNTLQALLAQQVQQIGVMKSVGATSGQIALLYLSLIELYGLIAFALSLAPTRWMTGVFLNLLHGGINTPLAEPQLLPETRLWMGILALAVPALAGSAPILRAANISVREALSGVAPQSAALREGRLMRRLRQIRGLSRPLLISLRNTFRKRLRLILTLITLTLGGAIFIATLNTRVSLQNYIERLRYYFLADVSITFQVPYRLSEVRHDLMSLPDVSVVEGWNGARAELVLPNGTGESITVIAPPEGSQMVRPILLSGRWIQPGDRYAIAVSERFLDLLPDLSPGDTIRLRINDREREWTVVGIFQLVGKSAGFLSYANGEALGAEIHQGGRFTNVRVLSTNPNLTLEEQKEFGRRVEQLLEDRGYRVDEVTAGLRLKEISANGLNILTAVLLLLSALIAAVGSIGLMGTMSMNVLERTREIGVMRAIGADDRHVLNIVLGEGMLIGLISWALSVLSALPISKLLANSISYALFEAPATLTFTPTSVVLWLGAVLVLSVVASAVPARSAARLTIREVLSYE from the coding sequence ATGATTCCCCCCCGCTGGCAGAAGATTCTCTCCGACTTTATCGGCAATCCCACCCGTTCGGTGCTGGTCATCCTCTCGATTGCCGTCGGGCTGTTTGCCATGGGCGCCATTAACAACACTCGCCTGCAAGCCGCCCAACTGATGGCGAACAACTACGCCGCCGTCAACCCCGCCAACGTCATCCTCTACACCTCGCCCCTCAGAGAGGTCGATCTGGAGCCACTGCGCCGACTGGATGGCGTGGCGCAGGTAGAAGGCATGCACAGTGCCACCCTGCGCATCCGCAACAACGAAGGCGACTGGGTGCGCCTGAGCGTGCTTGCCCCGCCCGACTACGCCGAGAAGGAAATCAATCAGGTGCTGGTGATGCAGGGCACTTACCCGCCCGCCGAGCGCACTGTTGCCATTGACCAGTACAAACTCAAAGAATTGACCGTCTTCCCCGACCGCACGGTGGAGATTCAACTGCCCTCGGGCAGGGTACGCCGCGTGCCGATGAGCGCGGTGGTGCAGGATCAGACCATTGGCGCATCGCGCGCCGACGGCGGTTTCTTCCTTGCCCCCGCCCAAGCCTTCACCACCTGGGAGACGCTGGAATGGCTGGAGATTGACCCCTGCATCAATCTGGTGTACGTCACCGCCAGCCGCGATGCCGACAACCCCGACTACCTGCGCCAGTTGGGACGGCAGGTTGCCGATGAACTGGAAAGCAACGGGCATGTGGTGATCAGTTATGCTGTCAACGGACGCCACGACCACCCCAACAGCAACTACACCGAAGCCCTCTCCAGCATCCTCATCCTGCTCAGCCTGCTGGTGCTGTTTTTAAGCGGTTTTCTCATCACCAACACCCTGCAAGCCCTGCTGGCTCAGCAGGTTCAGCAGATTGGGGTGATGAAATCGGTCGGTGCAACCAGCGGGCAGATTGCCCTGCTGTACCTGAGCCTCATCGAACTGTACGGCTTGATTGCCTTTGCCCTCTCGCTGGCGCCCACCCGCTGGATGACGGGGGTGTTCCTCAACCTGCTTCACGGCGGCATCAACACCCCGCTGGCAGAACCGCAACTGCTACCCGAAACGCGCCTGTGGATGGGCATTCTGGCGCTGGCAGTGCCTGCTCTGGCAGGCAGTGCGCCCATCCTGCGCGCCGCCAACATCAGCGTACGCGAAGCCCTCAGCGGTGTTGCCCCGCAGAGTGCGGCACTGCGCGAAGGGCGTCTGATGCGCCGCCTGCGTCAGATTCGCGGGCTTTCGCGTCCTCTGCTCATCTCCCTGCGCAACACCTTCCGCAAGCGCCTGCGCCTGATTCTCACCCTCATCACCCTGACGCTGGGCGGCGCCATCTTCATCGCCACGCTGAACACGCGCGTCTCTCTGCAGAACTACATCGAGCGCCTGCGCTACTACTTCCTGGCAGACGTCAGCATCACCTTTCAAGTGCCCTACCGCCTGAGCGAAGTGCGCCACGACCTGATGAGCCTGCCCGATGTAAGCGTGGTGGAAGGCTGGAACGGCGCGCGCGCCGAACTGGTTCTGCCCAACGGCACAGGTGAGAGCATTACCGTGATTGCCCCGCCCGAGGGCAGTCAGATGGTGCGCCCCATCCTGCTCAGCGGGCGCTGGATTCAGCCCGGCGACCGCTACGCCATTGCCGTCAGCGAGCGCTTCCTCGACCTTCTGCCCGACCTGAGCCCCGGCGACACCATCCGCCTGCGCATCAACGACCGCGAGCGCGAGTGGACGGTGGTGGGCATCTTCCAACTGGTGGGCAAGAGCGCTGGCTTCCTTTCATATGCCAACGGCGAAGCCCTCGGCGCGGAGATTCATCAGGGCGGGCGTTTTACCAACGTGCGCGTGCTTTCCACCAACCCCAACCTGACGCTGGAAGAGCAAAAAGAATTTGGCAGGCGCGTGGAGCAACTGCTGGAAGACCGCGGCTACCGCGTGGACGAGGTCACCGCGGGCTTGCGGCTGAAGGAAATCTCCGCCAACGGCTTGAACATCCTCACCGCCGTCCTGCTGTTGCTCTCGGCGCTGATTGCCGCCGTGGGCAGTATCGGCTTGATGGGCACCATGAGCATGAACGTGCTGGAACGCACCCGCGAAATTGGCGTGATGCGCGCCATCGGCGCGGACGACCGCCACGTGCTGAACATCGTCCTGGGCGAAGGCATGCTCATCGGGCTGATTTCCTGGGCGCTGAGCGTCCTCTCCGCCCTGCCCATCAGCAAACTTCTTGCCAATTCCATCAGTTACGCGCTGTTCGAAGCCCCCGCCACCCTCACCTTTACCCCCACGAGCGTGGTGCTGTGGCTGGGCGCGGTGCTGGTGCTTTCGGTGGTTGCCAGCGCCGTCCCCGCACGGTCGGCGGCGCGGCTGACCATCCGTGAAGTGCTATCGTATGAATAA
- a CDS encoding sensor domain-containing diguanylate cyclase, translating to MQMQVNERVKGPYKQWLDHLFDGVYVVDMHRRIQYWNAAAEELTGYTAGEVCGTRCSDNILEHVDFAGKALCKEGCPLHATLQDGQRREALVFLHHKNGHRVPVHIRVSPLYDDEGKVTGAIEVFSDHSQHLTIAKELEHYKQESLLDPLLRIGNRRYAQMVFQVRQYEYGVTQTPFGALMLDLDLFKHVNDTYGHHVGDLVLKMVTQTIVRVLRGSDALFRWGGDEFLAFLPAITSGGLLVASERIRSMVEASFVMVEGQRIQTTLSVGATLAVPEDTLESLVERADLLLYQSKQKGGNHCTVEERFPHNGGK from the coding sequence ATGCAAATGCAAGTGAACGAGCGGGTCAAAGGTCCCTACAAACAGTGGCTGGATCATCTCTTTGATGGGGTGTATGTGGTGGATATGCATCGGCGCATCCAGTACTGGAATGCGGCGGCGGAGGAATTGACCGGTTACACCGCGGGGGAGGTGTGCGGCACGAGATGCTCGGATAACATTCTGGAACATGTGGATTTTGCCGGCAAAGCCCTGTGCAAAGAGGGCTGTCCACTCCATGCCACCCTGCAGGATGGTCAGCGGCGCGAAGCCCTGGTTTTTCTGCACCACAAAAACGGTCACCGCGTGCCGGTGCATATCCGTGTATCCCCTCTGTATGACGATGAGGGAAAGGTGACTGGCGCAATTGAAGTCTTCAGCGATCACTCCCAGCACCTGACCATAGCGAAGGAACTGGAGCATTACAAGCAGGAAAGTTTGCTTGACCCGCTGTTACGCATCGGCAACCGCCGTTACGCCCAGATGGTCTTTCAGGTGCGCCAGTACGAGTATGGAGTGACCCAAACGCCCTTTGGCGCGCTGATGCTGGACCTGGATTTGTTCAAGCACGTCAACGATACCTACGGACATCATGTGGGTGACCTGGTGCTGAAGATGGTGACTCAGACCATCGTGCGCGTCCTGCGCGGCTCGGATGCCCTCTTCCGCTGGGGTGGGGACGAGTTCCTGGCGTTCCTGCCTGCCATTACCTCGGGGGGATTGCTGGTGGCTTCCGAGCGTATTCGTTCCATGGTGGAAGCCAGTTTTGTCATGGTGGAAGGACAACGCATTCAGACGACCCTCTCTGTTGGGGCGACGCTGGCCGTGCCGGAGGATACGCTGGAGAGTTTGGTGGAGCGCGCCGACCTCTTGCTGTACCAGAGCAAGCAAAAGGGCGGCAACCACTGTACGGTGGAGGAACGCTTTCCTCATAATGGGGGGAAGTAA
- a CDS encoding ABC transporter ATP-binding protein, translated as MNAPAAPYISLQDVVKTFPAPGGEVMVLKHIYLDIQPGEYVSIVGKSGSGKSTLLNMITGIDHPTSGTVTVAGTQPHRLSESQLAGWRGVTIGIVFQFFQLLPMLSLLENVMLPMDFCNRYPPAEREGRARALLEQVGLGDMVDKLPGAVSGGQQQAAAIARALANDPPLIVADEPTGNLDERTAEGVLALFDGLVARGKTVVIVTHDPALVKRTQRTILLSDGEIVNPFIAQALPHLSHPQLLQLTHLARPQTLSRGESLTLPPYAPGLLVLTQGKLALWKPARRGEILWRELRPAQALTAQDVAFHTPLRLQALEDSAWLEIPAEAWETWLAQSGARASLAPVTEKRA; from the coding sequence ATGAACGCCCCCGCCGCCCCCTACATCTCCCTGCAGGATGTGGTCAAGACCTTCCCCGCCCCCGGCGGTGAGGTGATGGTGCTGAAGCACATCTACCTCGACATCCAGCCCGGCGAGTACGTCAGCATTGTGGGCAAATCGGGAAGCGGCAAGTCCACCCTGCTCAACATGATCACCGGCATTGACCACCCCACTTCCGGCACGGTGACGGTGGCAGGCACGCAACCGCACCGCCTCTCCGAAAGTCAACTGGCGGGCTGGCGCGGCGTGACCATCGGCATCGTCTTCCAGTTTTTCCAACTGCTCCCCATGCTCTCCCTGCTGGAAAACGTCATGCTCCCCATGGATTTCTGCAACCGCTACCCCCCCGCCGAGCGCGAAGGGCGCGCCCGTGCCCTGCTGGAGCAGGTGGGCTTGGGCGACATGGTGGATAAACTGCCCGGCGCCGTCTCCGGCGGACAACAGCAAGCCGCCGCCATTGCCCGCGCCCTGGCAAACGACCCGCCGCTCATCGTTGCCGATGAACCCACCGGCAACCTTGACGAGCGCACCGCCGAGGGCGTGCTGGCGCTGTTTGACGGCCTGGTGGCGCGCGGCAAGACGGTGGTCATCGTCACCCACGACCCCGCGCTGGTCAAGCGCACTCAGCGCACCATCCTGCTTTCAGACGGCGAAATCGTCAACCCCTTCATCGCCCAAGCCCTGCCGCACCTCTCCCACCCGCAGTTACTGCAGTTGACGCACCTTGCCCGCCCGCAGACGCTCTCCAGAGGCGAAAGCCTCACCCTTCCGCCTTACGCGCCCGGCTTGCTGGTGCTGACGCAGGGCAAACTGGCGCTGTGGAAGCCCGCCCGCCGCGGCGAAATCCTGTGGCGGGAACTGCGCCCAGCGCAAGCCCTCACCGCGCAGGATGTGGCTTTCCACACCCCCCTGCGCCTGCAAGCCCTCGAAGACAGCGCCTGGCTGGAAATCCCCGCCGAGGCGTGGGAAACCTGGCTGGCGCAGAGCGGCGCGCGCGCATCCCTTGCCCCTGTGACGGAGAAACGAGCATGA
- a CDS encoding glutamine--tRNA ligase/YqeY domain fusion protein: MTESAAPSHFIKEAIEEDLRSGRFNYVRTRFPPEPNGYLHIGHAKAICIDFGMAEAFGGECNLRFDDTNPTKEDTEYVEAIKEDIRWLGFDWGDREYYASDYFEQLYEWAVELIKKGLAYVDDLSPEEIREYRGTLTEPGRESPYRNRSVEENLDLFRRMRDGEFPEGSRTLRAKIDMASGNINLRDPVMYRILHTPHHRTGSKWHIYPMYDFAHGQSDSIEGITHSLCDLAYEDHRPLYDWFLDALGIFHPRQIEFARLNLSYTILSKRYLKQMVEKGVVRGWDDPRMPTLRGMRRRGYPPEAIRDFIDRIGVSKNESLVDVALLEHCVRENLNKTALRVMGVLDPLKVVITNYPEGQVEYLEAINNPEDPSAGTRQIPFSRELYIEREDFREVPPPKYYRLAPGREVRLRYGYFIKCEEVVKDEQGNVVELRCTYDPATRGGYAPDGRKVQGTLHWVSAAHAVDAEVRWYDRLFTHPTPDDVEEGKSFLDYLNPDSLKILTGCKVEPSLANAPVGARYQFERKGYFCVDPDSTPGKPVFNLTVELRDTWSKIEQTLKK; the protein is encoded by the coding sequence ATGACAGAATCTGCGGCTCCCAGCCATTTTATCAAAGAAGCCATTGAAGAAGACCTGCGCAGTGGGCGCTTTAACTACGTGCGCACGCGCTTCCCGCCCGAACCCAACGGCTACCTGCACATCGGGCATGCCAAAGCCATCTGCATTGATTTCGGCATGGCAGAAGCCTTTGGCGGCGAGTGCAACCTGCGCTTTGACGATACCAACCCCACCAAAGAAGATACCGAGTATGTGGAAGCCATCAAGGAAGACATCCGCTGGCTCGGCTTTGATTGGGGCGACCGTGAGTACTACGCTTCGGACTACTTCGAGCAGTTGTACGAGTGGGCGGTGGAACTCATCAAGAAGGGGCTGGCGTACGTGGACGACCTCAGCCCGGAAGAAATCCGCGAGTACCGCGGCACGCTCACCGAGCCGGGGCGCGAAAGCCCCTACCGCAACCGCTCGGTCGAGGAGAATCTCGATCTCTTCCGCCGTATGCGCGACGGCGAGTTCCCCGAAGGTTCGCGCACCCTACGCGCCAAGATTGACATGGCGTCTGGCAACATCAACCTGCGCGACCCGGTGATGTACCGCATCCTGCACACCCCGCATCACCGCACCGGCAGTAAGTGGCACATCTACCCGATGTACGACTTTGCCCACGGGCAAAGCGACTCCATCGAGGGCATCACCCATTCGCTGTGCGACCTGGCTTACGAGGATCACCGCCCGCTGTACGACTGGTTCCTCGATGCGCTGGGCATCTTCCATCCGCGCCAGATTGAGTTTGCCCGCCTGAATCTCTCGTACACCATTCTGAGCAAGCGCTACCTGAAGCAGATGGTGGAAAAGGGCGTGGTGCGCGGCTGGGACGATCCGCGTATGCCCACCCTGCGCGGGATGCGGCGGCGCGGCTATCCCCCCGAAGCCATCCGCGATTTCATTGACCGCATCGGCGTGTCCAAGAACGAGTCGCTGGTGGATGTAGCCCTGCTGGAGCACTGCGTGCGTGAAAACCTCAACAAGACCGCCCTGCGGGTGATGGGCGTGCTTGACCCGCTCAAAGTGGTCATCACCAACTACCCCGAAGGGCAGGTGGAGTACCTTGAAGCCATCAACAACCCTGAAGACCCCTCGGCAGGCACGCGGCAAATCCCCTTCTCGCGCGAACTGTACATCGAACGCGAGGACTTCCGCGAAGTCCCGCCGCCCAAGTACTACCGCCTGGCGCCGGGGCGCGAGGTGCGCTTGCGCTACGGCTACTTCATCAAGTGCGAGGAAGTGGTCAAGGACGAGCAGGGCAATGTGGTGGAACTGCGCTGTACCTACGACCCGGCTACGCGCGGCGGCTACGCCCCCGACGGGCGCAAGGTGCAGGGCACGCTCCACTGGGTCTCGGCGGCGCACGCCGTGGATGCCGAGGTGCGCTGGTACGACCGCCTGTTCACCCATCCCACCCCCGATGACGTGGAAGAGGGTAAGTCCTTCCTGGATTACCTCAACCCCGACTCGCTGAAGATTCTCACCGGCTGTAAGGTAGAACCTTCGCTGGCAAATGCACCGGTGGGCGCGCGCTATCAGTTTGAGCGCAAGGGCTACTTCTGCGTGGATCCCGACTCCACGCCGGGCAAGCCGGTGTTCAACCTGACGGTGGAACTGCGCGATACCTGGAGCAAAATCGAGCAGACGCTGAAAAAGTAA
- a CDS encoding Rdx family protein, giving the protein MLLTITITYCAVUHYTERAVSLAAELLKKYEPEIERLTLIPSDGGRFEVEVNGRLVYSKLKTGRHAEPGEVAEQIQTILEKGQV; this is encoded by the coding sequence ATGTTGTTAACCATCACCATTACCTACTGCGCAGTTTGACACTACACCGAGCGCGCCGTCAGTCTGGCGGCTGAATTGCTGAAGAAGTACGAACCGGAAATCGAACGGCTGACGCTCATCCCCTCGGACGGGGGACGTTTTGAAGTCGAAGTCAACGGCAGGCTGGTTTACTCCAAGTTGAAGACCGGTCGCCATGCCGAACCCGGCGAGGTGGCGGAGCAAATTCAAACCATCCTGGAGAAAGGACAGGTATGA
- a CDS encoding TetR/AcrR family transcriptional regulator gives MSENLPALPRQDRRISRTRRQLREALMALILEKGYDAVTVEDIAARADVGRTTFYLHYRDKEHLFLESITQIADELAEQMYALFPQGQAVQEDQVGDHAMRPIVLVFRHAAENADLYRAMMRGEGGLIAITRLRELSASYALEFMRLFLKEAQTSLPLEVIASYFAASLLGTLTWWLEAGMPYPPDEMAHMFRRLAMRGVWEALGVTPPSSSAGQEEIQRLR, from the coding sequence ATGAGCGAAAATCTCCCTGCCCTTCCGCGCCAGGATCGGCGCATCTCGCGCACCCGCCGGCAACTGCGCGAAGCCCTCATGGCGCTCATCCTCGAAAAGGGCTACGATGCCGTCACCGTCGAGGATATTGCCGCCCGCGCGGATGTGGGGCGTACCACCTTCTACCTGCATTACCGCGACAAAGAGCATCTCTTTCTGGAAAGCATCACCCAGATTGCCGATGAACTTGCCGAGCAGATGTACGCGCTCTTTCCGCAGGGACAGGCGGTGCAGGAAGACCAGGTGGGCGATCACGCCATGCGTCCCATCGTGCTGGTATTCCGCCACGCCGCCGAGAACGCCGACCTGTACCGCGCCATGATGCGCGGCGAGGGCGGGCTGATTGCCATCACCCGCCTGCGCGAACTCTCTGCAAGTTATGCGCTGGAGTTCATGCGCCTGTTCCTGAAAGAGGCGCAAACTAGCCTTCCGCTGGAAGTGATTGCCAGTTACTTCGCCGCCAGTTTGCTGGGTACGCTCACCTGGTGGCTGGAAGCGGGCATGCCCTATCCGCCGGATGAGATGGCACACATGTTCCGCCGCCTTGCCATGCGCGGGGTGTGGGAAGCCCTGGGCGTCACCCCGCCGTCTTCTTCTGCCGGGCAAGAGGAAATCCAGCGCCTGCGTTAG
- a CDS encoding sugar transferase, which yields MPLFPQGVPLSKRLFDLTLAVLALVLLSPVLLFTALAVRLGLGKPVLFRQPRPGYRGRVFTLYKFRTMRDALAPDGTPLPDDQRLTPLGRFLRATSLDELPELFNVLKGEMSLVGPRPLLVKYLPLYTPEQMRRHEVLPGITGWAQINGRNALSWQDKFRLDVWYVDHWSFWLDVKILILTVWKVLRREGINQPGQATASEFDGTN from the coding sequence ATGCCCCTTTTCCCGCAGGGAGTGCCTCTTTCCAAACGGCTCTTTGACCTGACGCTGGCAGTGCTGGCGCTGGTCTTGCTCTCGCCGGTACTGCTGTTCACCGCGCTGGCGGTGCGCCTGGGCTTGGGCAAGCCGGTGCTGTTCCGCCAGCCGCGCCCGGGCTACCGCGGGCGTGTCTTCACCCTCTACAAGTTCCGCACCATGCGCGACGCTCTGGCGCCCGACGGCACGCCCCTGCCCGACGATCAGCGCCTGACGCCGCTCGGGCGCTTCCTGCGCGCTACCAGTCTGGACGAACTGCCCGAACTGTTCAACGTCCTGAAGGGCGAGATGAGCCTGGTGGGACCGCGCCCCCTGCTGGTCAAGTACCTGCCGCTGTACACGCCGGAGCAGATGCGCCGCCACGAGGTCCTGCCGGGCATCACCGGCTGGGCGCAAATCAACGGGCGCAACGCGCTTTCCTGGCAGGACAAGTTCCGCCTGGACGTGTGGTACGTGGATCACTGGTCGTTCTGGCTGGATGTGAAAATCCTCATCCTCACGGTGTGGAAAGTCCTGCGCCGCGAGGGGATTAATCAGCCCGGGCAAGCCACCGCTTCCGAGTTTGACGGCACGAATTAG
- a CDS encoding ABC transporter ATP-binding protein, with protein MNTSPILTLKQVRKTYLSGDQPLEVLKGIDLEVYAGEFVLIYGKSGSGKTTLINMIAGIDPLTAGEVWFDGVNVHRLNENQRARWRGRNVGIVYQSFYLMPTLSLLHNVMLPMDVCGLYHPRRSPQRALELLRMVELEEHAHKLPSAISGGQQQRVAIARALANDPPLIIADEPTGRLDSITAATILEIFLNLARQGKTILMVTHDLSLMPLASRCFRLEGGLVHSCPVEERTPAP; from the coding sequence ATGAATACCAGCCCCATCCTCACGTTAAAGCAGGTGCGCAAGACCTACCTTTCCGGCGATCAGCCCCTGGAAGTGCTCAAAGGCATTGACCTGGAAGTATACGCCGGCGAGTTTGTCCTCATCTACGGCAAATCCGGCTCGGGCAAGACCACCCTGATTAACATGATTGCCGGCATCGACCCGCTCACCGCGGGCGAGGTGTGGTTTGATGGCGTCAACGTGCACCGCCTCAACGAGAATCAGCGGGCGCGCTGGCGCGGGCGCAACGTGGGCATCGTTTACCAGTCCTTTTACCTCATGCCCACCCTCAGCCTGCTCCACAACGTCATGCTCCCCATGGATGTGTGCGGGCTGTACCACCCGCGGCGCAGTCCTCAGCGCGCGCTGGAACTTCTGCGCATGGTGGAACTGGAAGAACACGCCCACAAACTGCCCTCTGCCATCTCCGGCGGACAGCAACAGCGTGTTGCCATTGCCCGCGCGCTGGCAAACGACCCACCGCTCATCATCGCCGATGAACCCACCGGCAGGCTCGATTCCATCACTGCCGCTACCATTCTGGAAATCTTCCTCAACCTGGCGCGCCAGGGCAAGACCATCCTCATGGTCACCCACGACCTGAGCCTGATGCCGCTGGCGTCGCGCTGTTTCCGCCTGGAAGGCGGGCTGGTGCATTCCTGCCCGGTGGAAGAAAGGACGCCCGCCCCATGA
- the trpS gene encoding tryptophan--tRNA ligase has protein sequence MSKKGRVFSGARPTGRQHLGNYLGAMKNYVALQKDYDCIYCIVDLHALTTLETTRDLKQNTFEMALDWLAAGIDPRESIVFIQSHVPQVTELSLILSMVSPLGKLTDLPTFKEKVRMQPNNVNLGLVSYPVLMTADIVLYETDIVPVGIDQASHIEFARETVRSFHYRYNTTVLKEPEIKLTEVPKVLGTDGQQKMSKSLNNHIELALTPEETTKVVMTMVTDPQRQRRTDPGNPDVCNVFSMHKVFSSPEEVEMINTECRRAGIGCVDCKKRFAANLNASLAPFREKRAALAQNPDEIWDILHDGANRARVIAEQTMVKVREAVGLP, from the coding sequence ATGAGCAAAAAAGGACGTGTTTTCTCGGGCGCGCGCCCAACCGGACGCCAGCATCTGGGTAACTATCTGGGAGCGATGAAAAATTACGTGGCGCTCCAGAAGGATTATGACTGCATTTACTGCATTGTGGATTTACATGCCCTCACCACGCTTGAGACCACCCGCGATCTCAAGCAGAATACCTTTGAGATGGCGCTGGACTGGCTGGCGGCGGGCATTGATCCGCGCGAGAGCATCGTCTTCATCCAATCCCATGTCCCGCAGGTGACCGAACTGAGTTTGATTCTCTCCATGGTCTCTCCGCTGGGCAAACTGACCGACCTGCCCACCTTCAAAGAGAAGGTGCGCATGCAACCCAACAACGTCAACCTGGGCTTGGTGTCTTACCCGGTGCTGATGACCGCCGACATCGTCCTCTACGAGACCGACATCGTGCCGGTGGGCATTGACCAGGCATCGCACATCGAGTTTGCCCGCGAGACGGTGCGCTCGTTCCACTACCGCTACAACACCACCGTGCTGAAAGAACCCGAAATCAAACTGACCGAAGTGCCCAAAGTGCTCGGCACCGACGGACAGCAGAAGATGAGCAAGAGCCTCAACAACCACATCGAACTGGCGCTCACCCCCGAAGAGACCACCAAAGTGGTCATGACCATGGTGACCGACCCCCAGCGCCAGCGCCGCACCGACCCCGGTAACCCGGACGTGTGCAACGTCTTCTCCATGCACAAGGTCTTCTCCAGCCCCGAAGAGGTGGAGATGATCAACACCGAGTGCCGCCGCGCAGGCATTGGCTGTGTGGATTGCAAGAAACGCTTTGCCGCCAACCTGAACGCTTCGCTGGCGCCCTTCCGCGAGAAGCGCGCCGCGCTGGCACAAAACCCCGATGAAATCTGGGACATCCTGCACGATGGCGCCAACCGCGCCCGCGTCATCGCCGAACAAACCATGGTGAAGGTGCGCGAGGCAGTGGGACTGCCATAA
- a CDS encoding HlyD family secretion protein, translated as MTWKKSILSAVIVLWLAGCSALPWAQSAPQATPVPTVSENGGVLAEAKLVPNDSASLFFLSGGTLAEVLVSEGEQVQAGQVLARLSESAQAQATLAQAKAELLAAQQALDTLNKKAALTAEQARVAMLEAEREAVQAWQAFDRLDTRATRDRIDDLRERAADLQQELQDREETLGRYSNLAADNPTRKRAEDDVEQARLRYNDASRELNQLTNEVELARARWDLANQRLEDARRTYEARQELKPDPDELALAQARVEAAQAAVAAAKEALSRLELRAPFDGTVVEVRYSPGESVAPAQTVLVLADLSEWYAETVDLSEKDVVKIKAGQAVEIIPDALPEVTLKGEVERIALFPLERGGDVVYRVRVRLLESDERLRWGMTVDVRFPQE; from the coding sequence ATGACCTGGAAAAAGAGCATTTTGAGCGCGGTGATCGTCCTCTGGCTGGCAGGGTGCTCCGCCCTGCCGTGGGCGCAGTCTGCCCCGCAGGCAACCCCCGTCCCCACGGTAAGCGAGAACGGCGGGGTGCTGGCAGAAGCCAAACTCGTCCCCAACGACAGCGCCAGCCTGTTCTTCCTGAGCGGCGGAACGCTGGCGGAGGTACTGGTCAGCGAAGGTGAGCAGGTGCAGGCCGGGCAGGTGCTGGCGCGGCTTTCGGAAAGCGCCCAGGCACAGGCAACCCTGGCTCAGGCCAAAGCCGAACTGCTAGCCGCCCAGCAGGCGCTGGATACCCTCAACAAAAAAGCTGCCCTGACCGCCGAACAGGCGCGGGTGGCCATGCTCGAAGCCGAACGCGAAGCCGTGCAGGCCTGGCAGGCTTTTGACCGGCTGGATACCCGCGCCACCCGCGACCGGATTGACGATCTGCGCGAACGAGCCGCCGACCTTCAGCAAGAATTACAAGACCGCGAGGAAACCCTCGGCCGTTACAGCAACCTGGCCGCCGATAACCCCACCCGCAAGCGCGCCGAGGACGATGTGGAGCAGGCCCGTCTGCGCTACAACGACGCCAGCCGTGAATTGAACCAGTTAACCAATGAGGTCGAACTGGCGCGCGCCCGCTGGGATCTGGCCAACCAGCGATTGGAGGACGCCCGCCGAACCTACGAAGCCCGTCAAGAGTTGAAACCCGACCCGGATGAACTGGCCCTGGCGCAAGCAAGGGTAGAGGCGGCTCAGGCGGCCGTCGCCGCCGCCAAGGAAGCCCTCAGCCGGCTGGAACTGCGCGCCCCCTTCGATGGGACGGTGGTGGAGGTGCGTTACTCGCCCGGCGAGAGCGTTGCACCTGCTCAAACCGTGCTGGTGCTGGCTGATCTTTCGGAGTGGTACGCCGAAACGGTGGACTTGAGCGAGAAGGACGTGGTGAAGATCAAAGCAGGACAGGCGGTGGAGATCATCCCCGATGCCCTGCCCGAGGTGACCCTGAAGGGCGAGGTGGAGCGCATTGCCCTCTTTCCGCTGGAGCGCGGTGGCGACGTGGTGTACCGCGTGCGCGTGCGTCTGCTGGAGAGCGACGAGCGCCTGCGCTGGGGCATGACCGTGGATGTGCGTTTCCCTCAAGAATGA